In the Dama dama isolate Ldn47 chromosome 13, ASM3311817v1, whole genome shotgun sequence genome, one interval contains:
- the CLEC14A gene encoding C-type lectin domain family 14 member A — MRPAIALWFLWQAFWPQLGRGEHPTADRAGCLASGVCYSLHHATFKRQEAQEACTLRHGVLSTVRGGAELRAVLALLRAGPGPGGGSKDLLFWVALERRRSDCTLENEPLRGFSWLSPDVGGSESDTLQWVEEPARSCTARKCAGLQATGGIEPAGWREMRCHQRADGYLCKYQFQSLCPAPRPGAASNLSYRAPFQLHSATLDFSPPGTEVSALCPGQLSVTATCTADEVGARWEGMPSGAVLCPCPGRYLRAGKCAELPDCLDDVGGFACECAAGFVLGKDGRSCVTKGEGQPTPGGTQVLTWHPPATAASLAPKGTWSPSVQERPGEIPNAPGQGSATASFPEIPRWGAQSTLSTLQMSPQTEVKADVNSSGTAFPKVNATSPSDNPQAFDSSTVVFVLVSMAVVVLVILTVTVLGLFKLCFHKSPSPQQRKEPLASPGKEGDAEAAPLSSGSARCTDNGMKAGDCGLRASVSGSSLGSGDT; from the coding sequence ATGAGGCCGGCGATCGCCCTGTGGTTCCTCTGGCAGGCGTTCTGGCCCCAGCTGGGCCGTGGCGAGCACCCCACCGCCGACCGCGCGGGCTGCTTGGCCTCGGGGGTCTGCTACAGCCTGCACCATGCTACCTTCAAGCGGCAGGAGGCCCAGGAGGCCTGCACCCTGCGCCATGGGGTGCTCAGCACAGTGCGCGGGGGCGCGGAGCTCCGCGCGGTGCTGGCGCTCCTGCGGGCGGGCCCGGGGCCCGGAGGGGGCTCCAAAGACCTTCTCTTCTGGGTGGCGCTGGAGCGCCGGCGATCCGACTGCACCCTGGAGAATGAGCCCTTAAGGGGATTCTCCTGGTTGTCCCCCGACGTCGGCGGGTCGGAAAGCGACACGCTGCAGTGGGTGGAGGAGCCCGCGCGCTCTTGCACCGCTCGGAAGTGCGCGGGACTCCAGGCCACCGGGGGAATCGAGCCTGCGGGCTGGAGGGAGATGCGATGCCACCAGCGCGCCGACGGCTATCTGTGCAAGTACCAGTTCCAGAGCTTGTGCCCCGCACCGCGTCCCGGGGCAGCTTCGAACTTGAGCTACCGCGCGCCCTTCCAGCTGCACAGCGCGACACTGGACTTCAGTCCCCCCGGGACGGAGGTGAGTGCGCTCTGCCCTGGGCAGCTCTCCGTCACGGCCACCTGCACCGCGGACGAGGTCGGCGCGCGCTGGGAAGGGATGCCCTCCGGGGCCGTGCTCTGCCCCTGTCCCGGGAGGTATCTAAGGGCTGGCAAATGCGCCGAGCTCCCTGACTGCCTAGACGACGTGGGAGGCTTTGCATGCGAGTGTGCTGCGGGTTTCGTGTTGGGGAAAGACGGACGCTCCTGTGTAACCAAGGGGGAAGGACAGCCGACCCCTGGAGGGACCCAGGTGCTCACCTGGCACCCGCCAGCCACTGCAGCCAGCCTCGCGCCGAAGGGAACGTGGTCACCCAGTGTCCAGGAGAGGCCGGGAGAGATACCCAATGCCCCTGGACAAGGCAGTGCAACAGCATCTTTTCCCGAGATCCCTCGGTGGGGAGCACAGAGCACGCTATCTACCCTTCAAATGTCTCCTCAAACAGAGGTAAAGGCGGACGTGAACTCTTCAGGAACAGCCTTTCCCAAGGTTAATGCTACGTCTCCCTCAGACAACCCCCAGGCTTTCGATTCTTCCACCGTGGTCTTCGTACTTGTGAGCATGGCTGTAGTAGTGTTGGTGATACTGACCGTGACAGTGTTGGGGCTTTTCAAACTCTGCTTCCACAAGAGCCCTTCCCCTCAACAAAGAAAGGAGCCTTTGGCCTCGCCGGGCAAGGAGGGTGATGCTGAGGCGGCTCCTCTGAGCTCCGGCTCTGCACGTTGCACGGACAACGGGATGAAAGCCGGGGACTGTGGTCTGCGTGCCTCGGTGTCGGGGTCCTCTCTTGGCTCTGGTGACACATAG